The genomic region GCATCGTCCTCTGAGGGGAACCCCCACATGAACAAGCCTCTCGCCGGCGCCTTATTCTCCCTGCTCCTCGTGGGAGCGGCGGGCGCCCCCGCCGTGGCCGCACCGGCCGTCGCGGTCACCTTCGCGGGAACGGTCGCGCTCAGCAACTGCTCCGGCTCCGTCGTCCGCGCACCCGGCTCCCAGCCGAACGACCCCGCCCTCGTCCTGTCCAACGGTCACTGTCTGGAGACCGGCTTCCCCGCGGCCGGCGAGGTCATCAAGGACCAGCCGTCCTCCCGCTCCTTCTCCCTCCTCAACGCGTCGGGCTCCAAGGCCGGGACGCTGCGCGCCAGCAAGGTCGCGTACGCGACCATGACCGACACCGACGTGTCCGTCTACCAGCTGACCAAGACGTACGCCCAGATCCAGAGCCAGTACGGCATCACGGCGCTGACCCTCAACGACGTCCGCCCCACGCAGGGCTCGGCCATCAAGGTCGTCTCCGGCTACTGGAAGCGGACCTACAGCTGCAACGTCGACGGCTTCGCCTACCGCCTCAAGGAGGGCGCCTGGACCTGGAAGGACTCCGTCCGCTACACCTCGTCCTGCAACACCATCGGCGGCACCTCCGGTTCACCGGTGATCGACACGACGACTGGCAAGGTCGTCGCCGTCAACAACACGGGCAACGAGGACGGCGGCCGCTGCACGGACAACAACCCGTGCGAGGTCGACGAGAACGGCAACGTGACGGTCCGCCAGGGCATCAACTACGCGCAGGAGACGTACACCATCGTCCCCTGCATAGCCCCGGGCAACAAGATCGACCTGAACCGCCCCGGCTGCACGCTCCCCAAGCCGTAGCCGCCGTGCCGTAACCTCCGTGCCGTAACCTCCGGGCCACAGCCGCCGGACCCGCACACCGGCCCGTGGATCGCGCGCCGCCCGGCTCCCCCGAGCCGGGCGGCGTCGGGGCACGTGCGACCTCGCGCTTCGCGAACAGCCCCCCGCCCGGAGCCCGGACGGGGATACTCGGACGCGTGGAACTGCACATCGATCACCGCTGGCTGCTGGAGCGGCAGGAGTCACTGTTCAAGGACGTGGCGGTGGCCGACCACTCCGCGCTGGTCGCCGCCGTCGCCCGGCACCGGGTGAACACGCCCAGCCTGGACGCGGACGACCCCGACGCCTACTGGCGCGCGGCCGCCCTCCTCGACGCGATCGTCCTGCTCCGCCCGCTTCCCGACTCGAACGAGTACTTCGGCTACGGGGTCGCCGTCGCCTACATCGAGGCGTCCGGCAAGGCGGTGGACGCCTCGTACGAGCAGTGGCGCGACCTCATCACGGACATCCGCACGCTCCGCGTCACCGTCTTCGACGTGGCCGCCCGCCTGCGCTCCTGGCAGTCAGCGTAGGACCGAGTGGAACCGTGGGACGCGTTCCGGCCGGTCAGCGCCTGCGCTGGGCGGGGGTGCCCACGAGGAGGGCGTCGGAGACGAGTCGCGCGCCGCGGGAAAGGCGTCCGAGCTGCTCCAGCTCCACGGCGTACATCCTGATCGTGTTCTCGATGACCGACTCGGCTATGCCCAGCATGGGCAGTTCGGCGCGGCTGGTCTGCAGGGCCGCCCGCACCGCGCGCATCTCGTGCTGGAGCTGGAGCTGGACGTGCCGGCCCAGCAGCGCGTGGTGACGGGTCAGCGTGAGGTAGCCGCCGTAACGGGCCGGAAGCAGATCCCGCAGCCAGCGTGTGGCCGAGCGTTCCCAGTCATGGGTGCCGGGGGCCTTGACCTGCATGGGCCAGTCCGGACTGCGCGTGATGGTGGCCGTCTGGGGCATTCTCGTCACTTCCGAGTGGTGTCGAACTCTGATCGAGATGGTGCGTGGGGGGCGGCCTCGGCCCAGGGGTTGACCGAGGCCGCCATGGGCGCTCAGCGGGATCCAAAGCCTTGACTCGACGGGCGGTCGCGACGTGAGGAGGTTCGTCGTGCCGCGCGTCCGTTCAGGAGGGGGTCCTCCTCCTTGGCATCTGGTGGATCCGGAGCGCCGCCGTCAGTAAACATATATACCGTCGAGTAAGCAAGCGCATGAAAAATTTCATGCACCTCGTTGGCTGAATATCCCCCTGGCCAGCAGCGCGAAAATCCGCCCCGATCGGCCCTTAGAGGAAGAATCCGTGCTGGTCGGCGACCTGCTCGTAATCCTCCAGGCGCGCCTGCGTGCGCTCGGGGTCCGCGTCGGCCATGGCCTGAAGCAGTGCGGCGGAGAGCATTCCGGGGGCCGCGTACGAGTCGAAGACGAGCCGCGATCCGGTCCCCGACGTCAGGGCCACGTCCGCCTCGTCCACGAGCGGCCCCAGGGTGGGATCGGTGATCAGGACGACCCGCAGCCCCGTGCTGCGGGCGGCCCGGATCGCGGCCAGGGTCTCCTTGGCGTGCCGCGGCATGGCGAAGGCGAGGACCCAGGTTCCGCCGGCCGCCTTGGACTGGAGCAGCGCGTCGTAGGCGACGCTGCCACCGCGGGTCACCAGGCGTACGTCGGGGTGGATGCGCCGGGCCGCGTAGGCGAAGTACTCGGCCAGGGACACCGAGATGCGCAGTCCGAGGACGGTCAGGGGCACCGACTTCGCCAGTTCGCGGCC from Streptomyces sp. NBC_00190 harbors:
- a CDS encoding S1 family peptidase; amino-acid sequence: MNKPLAGALFSLLLVGAAGAPAVAAPAVAVTFAGTVALSNCSGSVVRAPGSQPNDPALVLSNGHCLETGFPAAGEVIKDQPSSRSFSLLNASGSKAGTLRASKVAYATMTDTDVSVYQLTKTYAQIQSQYGITALTLNDVRPTQGSAIKVVSGYWKRTYSCNVDGFAYRLKEGAWTWKDSVRYTSSCNTIGGTSGSPVIDTTTGKVVAVNNTGNEDGGRCTDNNPCEVDENGNVTVRQGINYAQETYTIVPCIAPGNKIDLNRPGCTLPKP
- a CDS encoding toxin Doc; protein product: MELHIDHRWLLERQESLFKDVAVADHSALVAAVARHRVNTPSLDADDPDAYWRAAALLDAIVLLRPLPDSNEYFGYGVAVAYIEASGKAVDASYEQWRDLITDIRTLRVTVFDVAARLRSWQSA
- a CDS encoding MurR/RpiR family transcriptional regulator; protein product: MSSGQHARAQAAAIKPSGQSPEEVRPPADRLLALFDGRRLSPGQRRIAQYLIDHLTEAAFLSITELAERVGVSQPSVTRFAASLGFSGYPALRDVLQPIALSAVAGSPDTREQIRRNELQAAVDAEIENLENVRRLLADTNQVLDIGRELAKSVPLTVLGLRISVSLAEYFAYAARRIHPDVRLVTRGGSVAYDALLQSKAAGGTWVLAFAMPRHAKETLAAIRAARSTGLRVVLITDPTLGPLVDEADVALTSGTGSRLVFDSYAAPGMLSAALLQAMADADPERTQARLEDYEQVADQHGFFL